One Cryptosporangium aurantiacum DNA window includes the following coding sequences:
- a CDS encoding sensor histidine kinase, which yields MARGTLRIYLGAAPGVGKTFKMLEEGRRRAERGADVVIGYVETHGRAETAAQIQNLEVVPRARTTYRGAEFEEMDLDAVLARRPEVALVDELAHTNVPGSRHAKRWQDVEALLDAGIEVVSTVNVQHLESVNDVVRTITGVPQRETVPDGVVRAADQVELVDMAPEALRRRMAHGNIYRAEAIDAALGNYFRVGNLTALRELALLWTADKVDEALRRYRDEHDIQGIWEARERVVVAVTGGPEGDTLIRRAARIAARSQSGDVIAVHVSRSDGLTGADPARLEQQRELVESLGGTFHAVIGDDVPGALLDFARGANATQLVLGTSRRPRWQRALSEGIGSRVIARSGPIDVHMVTHSEAARLRRLPGITGGLTARRRWYGFGLAVLGLPLLTVALKLVDLDLSSELLLFLGLVVAVALVGGGYPAVFAAAAGTLLVNWFFTPPVRTFTIAEFDNLVALTVFVLVALAVAAVVDASARRRREASRAQAEAEQLSALSRGVLAGGRALPALLAQVKDAFGQESVTLLERADGRWNVVDSVGPPGETGDVDIPVDETLHLVLRGRPLPASDRRVLAAFAAQAAIALRQSRLSAQAAEAARLAEGNRMRTALLAAVSHDLRTPLASIKAAISALRMTTVTLEPDDVAELHATIDESADQLVALIDNLLDMSRLQTGAVDPLRRVIGLDEVVPRAVADGTGGAAEQITVDVPETLPAVLADPGLLERAVANLVSNAVRHGAGAPIVVRASALGDRVELRVVDTGPGVPEADRDRIFAPFQRLGDRPMGNGVGLGLAVARGFVEAMGGTLEPEDTPGGGLTMVVSLEVAR from the coding sequence ATGGCGCGGGGCACGCTGCGGATCTACCTCGGGGCGGCGCCCGGGGTCGGCAAGACGTTCAAGATGCTCGAGGAGGGCCGCCGCCGCGCCGAGCGGGGCGCCGACGTCGTCATCGGGTACGTCGAGACGCACGGCCGGGCCGAGACCGCAGCGCAGATCCAGAACCTCGAGGTCGTGCCCCGCGCCCGGACGACCTACCGCGGTGCCGAGTTCGAGGAGATGGACCTCGACGCGGTGCTCGCCCGGCGGCCCGAGGTCGCGTTGGTCGACGAGCTGGCGCACACCAACGTCCCCGGTAGCAGGCACGCGAAGCGCTGGCAGGACGTCGAGGCGTTGCTCGACGCCGGGATCGAGGTCGTCTCCACGGTCAACGTCCAGCACCTCGAGTCGGTGAACGACGTCGTCCGGACGATCACCGGCGTGCCGCAGCGCGAGACGGTCCCGGACGGGGTCGTCCGCGCCGCCGACCAGGTGGAGCTCGTCGACATGGCGCCGGAGGCCCTGCGCCGACGAATGGCCCACGGCAATATCTACCGGGCCGAGGCGATCGACGCCGCACTCGGCAACTACTTCCGGGTCGGAAACCTCACCGCGCTGCGCGAGCTGGCCCTGCTCTGGACCGCCGACAAGGTCGACGAGGCCCTCCGCCGGTACCGCGACGAACACGACATCCAGGGCATCTGGGAGGCCCGGGAACGGGTGGTCGTCGCGGTGACCGGCGGCCCGGAGGGCGACACGCTGATCCGCCGCGCGGCCCGGATCGCCGCTCGCAGCCAGTCCGGCGATGTGATCGCCGTCCACGTCTCGCGCAGCGATGGCCTGACCGGCGCCGACCCGGCCCGCCTGGAGCAGCAGCGGGAGCTGGTCGAGTCGCTCGGCGGCACGTTCCACGCGGTGATCGGCGACGACGTCCCCGGCGCCCTGCTCGACTTCGCGCGCGGTGCCAACGCGACCCAGCTCGTGCTCGGCACCAGCCGCCGACCGCGCTGGCAGCGTGCGCTGTCCGAGGGCATCGGCTCGCGGGTGATCGCCCGGTCCGGGCCGATCGACGTCCACATGGTGACGCACTCCGAGGCGGCGCGGCTGCGCCGGTTGCCGGGGATCACCGGCGGGCTCACCGCCCGCCGGCGGTGGTACGGATTCGGCCTGGCGGTGTTGGGCCTACCGCTGCTCACCGTGGCGTTGAAGCTCGTCGACCTGGACCTGTCCAGCGAACTCCTGCTGTTCCTGGGCCTCGTCGTCGCGGTCGCGCTCGTCGGCGGCGGCTACCCGGCGGTGTTCGCGGCCGCGGCGGGGACGCTGCTGGTCAACTGGTTCTTCACCCCGCCGGTGCGCACGTTCACGATCGCCGAGTTCGACAACCTCGTCGCACTGACGGTGTTCGTGCTGGTGGCGCTGGCCGTCGCGGCGGTCGTCGACGCGTCGGCGCGGCGGCGCCGGGAGGCGTCCCGGGCGCAGGCCGAGGCGGAGCAGCTCTCCGCGCTCAGCCGCGGCGTGCTGGCCGGTGGCCGGGCGCTGCCCGCGCTGCTCGCCCAGGTCAAGGACGCGTTCGGGCAGGAGTCGGTGACGCTGCTGGAACGCGCCGACGGCCGCTGGAACGTGGTGGACAGCGTCGGGCCGCCGGGCGAGACCGGTGACGTCGACATACCCGTGGACGAGACGCTCCACCTGGTCCTGCGCGGGCGTCCGCTCCCGGCGTCCGACCGGCGCGTGCTCGCCGCGTTCGCGGCGCAGGCCGCGATCGCGCTGCGGCAGTCCCGGCTGTCCGCGCAGGCGGCCGAGGCCGCCCGGCTGGCCGAGGGCAACCGGATGCGGACCGCGTTGCTGGCCGCGGTCAGCCACGACCTGCGGACGCCGCTGGCGTCGATCAAGGCCGCGATCTCCGCGCTGCGAATGACGACGGTGACGCTGGAACCCGACGACGTGGCGGAGCTGCACGCGACGATCGACGAGTCGGCAGACCAGCTCGTCGCGCTGATCGACAACCTGCTCGACATGAGCCGGCTGCAGACCGGCGCCGTCGATCCGCTGCGGCGCGTGATCGGTCTCGACGAGGTCGTGCCGCGCGCGGTCGCCGACGGAACCGGCGGCGCGGCCGAGCAGATCACCGTCGACGTGCCGGAGACGCTGCCCGCGGTGCTCGCCGACCCCGGCCTGCTGGAGCGAGCCGTCGCCAACCTGGTGAGCAACGCGGTGCGGCACGGCGCGGGCGCGCCGATCGTGGTGCGCGCCAGCGCGCTCGGTGACCGGGTAGAACTGCGGGTCGTGGACACCGGACCGGGCGTCCCGGAGGCCGACCGGGACAGGATCTTCGCGCCGTTCCAGCGGCTCGGCGACCGTCCGATGGGCAACGGCGTCGGGCTCGGCCTGGCGGTGGCAAGGGGGTTCGTGGAAGCGATGGGCGGCACGCTGGAGCCGGAGGACACGCCCGGCGGCGGGTTGACGATGGTCGTGTCGCTGGAGGTAGCCCGATGA
- a CDS encoding response regulator, translated as MTRILVVDDEPQLLRALRITLRARGYEVETASDGKAALEAAAHKHPELIVLDLGLPDLDGIEVIEGLRPWFTGPIVVLSARQDSDDKVLALDAGADDYVTKPFGMDELLARLRAALRRATPAPDAVVVTTDAFTVDLAAKRVTVGEHDVRLTPTEWGMLEVLVRNPGRLVPRKQLLREVWGPAYGDESNYLRVYIAQLRRKLEPDPSHPRYLLTEPGMGYRFEP; from the coding sequence ATGACCAGGATCTTGGTGGTCGACGACGAACCGCAGCTGCTGCGGGCGCTGCGGATCACGCTGCGAGCGCGGGGGTACGAGGTGGAGACCGCCTCGGACGGGAAGGCGGCGCTGGAGGCCGCCGCGCACAAGCACCCGGAGCTGATCGTGCTGGACCTCGGCCTGCCCGACCTGGACGGGATCGAGGTCATCGAGGGGCTGCGGCCGTGGTTCACCGGCCCGATCGTCGTGCTCTCCGCCCGGCAGGACAGCGACGACAAGGTGCTCGCGCTGGACGCCGGCGCCGACGACTACGTGACGAAGCCGTTCGGCATGGACGAGCTGCTGGCCCGGTTGCGCGCGGCGCTGCGGCGGGCGACCCCGGCACCGGACGCCGTCGTCGTCACCACCGACGCGTTCACCGTGGACCTCGCGGCGAAACGAGTCACGGTCGGCGAGCACGACGTCCGGCTCACCCCGACCGAGTGGGGCATGCTCGAGGTGCTGGTCCGCAACCCGGGCCGGTTGGTGCCGCGCAAGCAGCTGCTCCGCGAGGTCTGGGGGCCCGCGTACGGGGACGAGTCCAACTACCTGCGGGTCTACATCGCGCAGCTGCGGCGCAAACTGGAGCCCGACCCGTCCCACCCGCGTTACCTGCTCACCGAACCCGGCATGGGTTACCGTTTCGAGCCCTGA
- a CDS encoding DUF2461 domain-containing protein produces the protein MSRFEGFDAQVPEWFVGLEADNSKTYFDAHRPYYERAVRGQLTALLADLSEELGGETKIFRQNRDVRFSVDKSPYKTQTYGILSGSTLTPAGLYVGISADGLTAGGGYWRMERDQLERYRSAVADDERGADLAARTAEVEAAGLEQWGESLATAPRGYPRDHPRIEMLRRKSVTFGRRLPVGDGIGATEGRTFVAGTWTSSAPVLHWLDTHVGPTTAPPRRR, from the coding sequence ATGTCCCGGTTCGAAGGCTTCGACGCCCAGGTACCCGAGTGGTTCGTCGGGCTGGAGGCGGACAACAGCAAGACGTACTTCGACGCGCACCGGCCGTACTACGAACGCGCCGTCCGGGGTCAGCTCACCGCGCTGCTCGCCGACCTGAGCGAGGAACTCGGCGGCGAGACGAAGATCTTCCGCCAGAACCGCGACGTGCGGTTCTCGGTGGACAAGTCGCCGTACAAGACACAGACCTACGGCATCCTGTCCGGCTCGACGCTCACCCCGGCGGGGCTCTACGTCGGGATCTCCGCGGACGGGCTGACCGCGGGCGGCGGCTACTGGCGGATGGAGCGGGACCAGCTCGAGCGCTACCGCTCGGCCGTCGCCGACGACGAACGTGGAGCCGACCTGGCCGCCCGGACCGCGGAGGTGGAGGCGGCGGGGCTCGAACAGTGGGGGGAGAGCCTGGCCACCGCACCCCGCGGTTACCCTCGCGACCATCCGCGGATCGAGATGCTGCGCCGGAAGAGCGTGACGTTCGGCCGGCGCCTGCCGGTCGGCGACGGCATCGGCGCCACCGAGGGCCGCACGTTCGTCGCGGGAACCTGGACGTCGTCGGCCCCGGTCCTCCACTGGCTCGATACGCACGTCGGCCCCACCACCGCACCCCCCAGACGCCGCTGA
- the kdpF gene encoding K(+)-transporting ATPase subunit F, with amino-acid sequence MSTENAVGLIASVLLIGYLLVALVRPEKF; translated from the coding sequence GTGAGTACCGAGAACGCCGTCGGATTGATCGCCTCGGTGCTGCTGATCGGCTACCTGCTGGTCGCGCTCGTCCGCCCGGAGAAGTTCTGA
- the kdpB gene encoding potassium-transporting ATPase subunit KdpB — protein sequence MTTLLERPETTTEPRRVGGGLLDPRLLLTSLPDALRKLDPRVMVRTPVMFVVEIGSLISTVFAVLDPSVFAIVVAVWLWLTVVFANLAEAVAEGRGKAQADTLRRAKTQTVAYRVTGEEVAATALVVGDLVVVEAGQVIPGDGDVVEGIASVDESAITGESAPVIRESGGDRSAVTGGTRVLSDRIVVRITAKPGESFIDRMIALVEGASRQKTPNEIALNILLASLTIVFLLAVATLQPFATYAGASQPLIVLVALVVCLIPTTIGALLSAIGIAGMDRLVQRNVLAMSGRAVEAAGDVNTLLLDKTGTITLGNRVATEFLPVDGVTPSELADAARLSSLADETPEGRSIVALAGGPGVAPGGAVYVPFTAESRMSGVDLPGRLIRKGAASAVLRWVRDNGGRVPDEVGPVVDGISAAGGTPLVVASTDESAPARVLGVVRLKDVVKPGMRERFAELRRMGIRTVMITGDNPLTAKAIADEAGVDDVLAEATPEDKMNLIRAEQQGGKLVAMTGDGTNDAPALAAADVGVAMNSGTSAAKEAGNMVDLDSNPTKLIEIVEIGKQLLITRGALTTFSIANDVAKYFAIIPAMFVAAYPSLDALNVMRLHSPQSAIVSAVVFNALVIVALIPLALRGVRYTPSSASAMLRRNLLIYGLGGLIVPFVGIKLIDLVVQFIPGLS from the coding sequence ATGACCACACTTCTCGAACGACCCGAGACGACCACCGAACCGCGCCGCGTCGGCGGCGGGCTGCTCGACCCCCGGTTGCTCCTCACGTCGCTGCCGGACGCGCTGCGCAAGCTCGACCCGCGCGTGATGGTGCGGACGCCGGTCATGTTCGTCGTCGAGATCGGGTCGCTGATTTCCACCGTGTTCGCGGTGCTCGACCCGAGCGTCTTCGCGATCGTCGTCGCGGTCTGGCTGTGGCTCACGGTGGTGTTCGCGAACCTCGCCGAGGCCGTGGCCGAGGGCCGCGGCAAGGCACAGGCCGACACGCTGCGCCGGGCCAAGACCCAGACCGTCGCCTACCGGGTCACCGGCGAGGAGGTGGCCGCGACCGCGCTGGTCGTCGGTGACCTCGTGGTGGTCGAGGCCGGCCAGGTCATCCCCGGCGACGGGGACGTCGTCGAGGGCATCGCGAGCGTCGACGAGTCGGCGATCACCGGTGAGTCCGCGCCGGTCATCCGCGAGTCCGGCGGCGACCGCAGCGCGGTGACCGGCGGCACCCGGGTGCTGTCCGACCGGATCGTCGTCAGGATCACGGCCAAGCCCGGCGAGAGCTTCATCGACCGGATGATCGCGCTGGTAGAGGGGGCCTCGCGGCAGAAGACGCCGAACGAGATCGCGCTGAACATCCTGCTGGCGAGCCTGACGATCGTGTTCCTGCTCGCGGTGGCGACGCTGCAACCCTTCGCCACCTACGCGGGGGCTTCGCAGCCCTTGATCGTGCTGGTCGCGCTGGTGGTCTGTCTCATCCCGACGACAATCGGCGCGCTGCTCTCGGCGATCGGCATCGCGGGCATGGACCGGCTGGTGCAGCGCAACGTGCTCGCGATGTCCGGCCGCGCGGTCGAGGCGGCGGGCGACGTCAACACGTTGTTGTTGGACAAGACCGGGACGATCACGCTGGGCAATCGGGTCGCGACCGAGTTCCTCCCGGTCGACGGCGTGACGCCGTCCGAGCTGGCCGACGCGGCCCGGCTCTCCAGCCTCGCCGACGAGACGCCGGAGGGACGCTCGATCGTGGCGCTCGCCGGCGGTCCCGGTGTCGCGCCCGGCGGCGCGGTGTACGTGCCGTTCACGGCGGAGTCCCGGATGAGCGGCGTCGACCTGCCCGGGCGGCTCATCCGCAAGGGCGCGGCGTCGGCCGTGCTGCGGTGGGTGCGGGACAACGGCGGGCGCGTGCCGGACGAGGTCGGGCCGGTCGTGGACGGGATCAGCGCCGCCGGGGGCACCCCGCTGGTGGTGGCTTCGACGGACGAGAGCGCGCCCGCCCGGGTGCTGGGCGTCGTGCGGCTCAAGGACGTCGTCAAGCCGGGCATGCGGGAACGGTTCGCGGAGCTGCGGCGGATGGGCATCCGCACGGTGATGATCACCGGCGACAACCCGCTCACCGCCAAGGCGATCGCCGACGAGGCCGGCGTCGACGACGTCCTCGCCGAGGCCACGCCCGAGGACAAGATGAACCTGATCCGGGCCGAGCAGCAGGGCGGCAAGCTCGTCGCGATGACCGGCGACGGGACCAACGACGCCCCGGCGCTCGCCGCGGCCGACGTCGGCGTCGCGATGAACTCCGGCACGTCGGCCGCCAAGGAGGCCGGCAACATGGTCGACCTCGACTCGAACCCGACGAAGCTCATCGAGATCGTCGAGATCGGCAAACAACTGCTGATCACCCGGGGTGCGCTGACCACGTTCTCGATCGCCAACGACGTCGCGAAGTACTTCGCGATCATCCCGGCGATGTTCGTGGCCGCCTACCCGAGCTTGGACGCGCTGAACGTCATGCGGCTGCACAGCCCGCAGTCGGCGATCGTCTCGGCGGTCGTGTTCAACGCGCTGGTGATCGTCGCGCTGATCCCGCTGGCGCTGCGCGGCGTGCGGTACACGCCGTCGTCCGCGTCGGCGATGCTCCGGCGCAACCTGCTGATCTACGGCCTCGGTGGGCTGATCGTCCCGTTCGTCGGGATCAAGCTCATCGACCTCGTCGTTCAGTTCATTCCCGGCTTGTCCTGA
- the kdpA gene encoding potassium-transporting ATPase subunit KdpA encodes MSDVAAGLLQVLALFVALGFAWKYLGDYMARVYDTPKHSRVERILYRAVGVDPAADQRWPVYLRSVLAFSAVSVLGLYLLQRVQGSLPLSLGFPGVPPDLAFNTAASFVSNTNWQNYSGESTMGHLTQMAGLAVQNFVSAAVGMAVAVALIRGFVRKGTDRLGNFWVDLFRGSFRILLPLAVVSTLVLVAAGAVQNLASPHEVTTLAGGSQTITGGPVASQEAIKELGTNGGGFYNANSAHPFENPNAFSNWFEIFLLLLIPVALTRTFGRLIGQRRQGLAILGAMTTIFVGLLAVVWTFEAHFAGAMEGKEVRFGVPGSALFATATTGTSTGAVNAFHDSFSAIGGGALMLNMLLGEVAPGGVGSGLYGILVMAILAVFVAGLMVGRTPEFLGKKIQGREIKLVSLYILATPIAVLVGAGLAMSFSSTRDSMLNSGPHGFSEVLYAFASGGNNNGSCFCGLTGNTPFYNTALGLAMLVGRFLPIVFVLALAGSLARQQPVPVTEGTLPTHRTLFVGLLVGVVLVVTGLTYFPVLSLGPLAEGL; translated from the coding sequence ATGAGCGACGTCGCTGCCGGGCTGCTCCAGGTCCTCGCGCTGTTCGTCGCGCTGGGGTTTGCCTGGAAGTACCTCGGCGACTACATGGCGCGGGTCTACGACACGCCGAAGCACAGCCGCGTCGAACGGATTCTCTACCGCGCGGTCGGCGTCGACCCGGCCGCCGACCAGCGGTGGCCGGTCTACCTGCGGAGCGTGCTCGCGTTCTCCGCGGTCTCGGTGCTCGGCCTCTACCTGCTGCAACGCGTCCAGGGGAGCCTGCCGCTCTCGCTCGGGTTCCCCGGCGTCCCACCGGACCTCGCGTTCAACACCGCGGCGAGCTTCGTCTCGAACACGAACTGGCAGAACTACTCCGGTGAGTCGACGATGGGTCACCTCACCCAGATGGCCGGTCTCGCCGTCCAGAACTTCGTGTCCGCGGCCGTCGGCATGGCGGTCGCGGTGGCGCTGATCCGCGGGTTCGTCCGGAAGGGCACCGACCGGCTGGGCAACTTCTGGGTCGACCTGTTCCGCGGCAGCTTCCGGATCCTGCTCCCGCTCGCGGTGGTCTCGACGCTGGTCCTGGTCGCGGCGGGCGCCGTGCAGAACCTGGCCTCACCGCATGAGGTGACGACGCTGGCCGGCGGCTCGCAGACGATCACCGGTGGCCCGGTCGCGTCCCAGGAGGCGATCAAGGAGCTCGGCACGAACGGCGGCGGGTTCTACAACGCGAACTCGGCGCACCCGTTCGAGAACCCGAACGCGTTCAGCAACTGGTTTGAGATCTTCCTGCTGCTGCTGATCCCGGTCGCGCTGACCCGGACGTTCGGCCGGTTGATCGGTCAGCGTCGGCAGGGGCTGGCCATCCTCGGTGCGATGACGACGATCTTCGTCGGTCTGCTCGCGGTGGTCTGGACGTTCGAGGCGCACTTCGCCGGCGCGATGGAGGGTAAGGAGGTCCGGTTCGGGGTCCCCGGGTCGGCGTTGTTCGCCACGGCCACCACCGGCACGTCCACCGGAGCGGTGAACGCGTTCCACGACTCGTTCTCCGCGATCGGCGGTGGTGCGCTGATGCTCAACATGCTGCTCGGAGAGGTCGCGCCGGGCGGCGTCGGCTCCGGCCTCTACGGGATCCTGGTGATGGCGATCCTGGCGGTGTTCGTCGCCGGTCTCATGGTGGGGCGAACCCCGGAGTTCCTCGGCAAGAAGATCCAGGGCCGGGAGATCAAGCTCGTCTCGCTCTACATCCTGGCCACCCCGATCGCGGTGCTGGTCGGTGCCGGGCTGGCGATGTCGTTCTCGTCCACCAGGGACTCGATGCTGAACAGCGGACCCCACGGCTTCAGCGAAGTCCTGTACGCGTTCGCGTCCGGCGGCAACAACAACGGCAGCTGTTTCTGCGGCCTCACCGGGAACACGCCGTTCTACAACACCGCGCTCGGCCTCGCGATGCTGGTCGGCCGCTTCCTGCCGATCGTCTTCGTGCTGGCGCTCGCGGGCTCGCTGGCCCGGCAGCAGCCGGTACCGGTCACCGAGGGCACGCTGCCCACCCACCGGACGCTCTTCGTCGGGCTGCTGGTCGGCGTCGTCCTCGTCGTCACCGGCCTGACCTACTTCCCCGTTCTCTCGCTCGGCCCGCTCGCGGAGGGGCTCTAG
- a CDS encoding DUF3710 domain-containing protein, giving the protein MFRRRRGRHAATGREEGDLEVTETEPVDSEDEEAGIGPWDADAAPSDDVQRVDLGALRVPTLPDVELRVEADQQGQVASVVLTDGSSALELAAFAAPRTEGIWDDVRQELEAGIRGDGGVVAHEQGEFGPELRATVKVPDGSKQLLRFVGVDGPRWFLRATFTGAAAADAAAGPQLAESVRQTVVVRGTDPMPVRDPLPLRLPREVVEQASQQQD; this is encoded by the coding sequence GTGTTTCGACGTCGGCGTGGTCGGCACGCGGCGACCGGCCGGGAGGAAGGCGACCTGGAGGTCACTGAGACCGAGCCCGTGGACTCGGAGGACGAGGAGGCCGGCATCGGCCCCTGGGACGCTGACGCGGCTCCCTCGGACGACGTCCAGCGGGTCGACCTCGGCGCGCTGCGCGTCCCGACCCTTCCGGACGTGGAGCTGCGGGTCGAGGCTGACCAGCAGGGGCAGGTGGCGTCGGTCGTCCTGACCGACGGGTCGAGCGCGCTCGAGCTGGCGGCGTTCGCGGCTCCGCGCACCGAGGGCATCTGGGACGACGTGCGGCAGGAGCTCGAGGCAGGCATCCGCGGTGACGGTGGGGTGGTCGCGCACGAGCAGGGCGAGTTCGGCCCCGAGTTGCGTGCGACGGTGAAGGTGCCGGACGGCAGCAAGCAACTGCTGCGGTTCGTGGGGGTGGACGGGCCGCGCTGGTTCCTGCGCGCGACGTTCACCGGTGCGGCGGCCGCCGACGCCGCGGCCGGGCCCCAGCTCGCCGAGTCGGTGCGGCAGACGGTCGTGGTGCGCGGCACCGATCCGATGCCGGTGCGGGACCCGCTGCCGCTGCGGCTGCCCCGCGAGGTCGTCGAGCAGGCGTCTCAGCAGCAGGACTGA
- the dut gene encoding dUTP diphosphatase, producing the protein MTDATDPTAAAPVEVLVQLLDPELPPPAYAQPGDAGADLVASTEVRLAPGERALVGTGVAIALPEGYAGFVHPRSGLAARFGVSIVNAPGTVDAGYRGEIKVNLINLDPTETVTLARGDRIAQLVVQRVERAEFRVASTLPESVRGTGGHGSTGGHRGLVSVRPNSE; encoded by the coding sequence ATGACCGACGCCACAGACCCGACCGCAGCCGCTCCGGTCGAGGTGCTCGTGCAGCTGCTCGACCCCGAGCTGCCGCCGCCTGCCTACGCGCAGCCGGGCGACGCCGGTGCCGATCTGGTCGCGTCCACCGAGGTCCGGCTCGCGCCGGGCGAGCGCGCACTCGTCGGTACCGGCGTGGCGATCGCGCTGCCCGAGGGTTACGCCGGGTTCGTGCACCCTCGCTCGGGTCTGGCCGCGCGGTTCGGGGTTTCGATCGTCAACGCACCCGGTACCGTCGATGCTGGATACCGGGGCGAGATCAAGGTGAACCTCATCAACCTCGATCCGACCGAGACCGTGACACTCGCGCGAGGCGACCGGATCGCTCAGCTCGTGGTTCAGCGCGTCGAACGGGCCGAATTCCGGGTGGCGTCCACGCTGCCCGAGTCGGTTCGGGGGACCGGTGGCCACGGCTCGACCGGGGGGCATCGCGGCCTGGTTTCCGTGCGCCCGAATTCAGAGTGA
- the kdpC gene encoding potassium-transporting ATPase subunit KdpC: MVSRAPAAVRQYGAAFRALILFTLVLGLAYPLVLTGVSQVAFARQANGSVLDGGSSLLGQSFTDADGNPLRQWFQPRPSAGGYDPSATGASNLGPNSPDQAKLVAERRAAVAEFDGVEEADVAPDALTASGSGLDPHISPEYARQQVRRVAEARGLPVDEVRALVAAHTQGRILGFLGEDRVNVVELNIALQDLSEGR, from the coding sequence ATGGTTTCCCGAGCACCGGCCGCGGTGCGACAATACGGCGCGGCCTTTCGCGCACTCATCCTGTTCACGCTCGTCCTCGGGCTCGCCTACCCGCTGGTGCTGACCGGGGTGTCCCAGGTCGCGTTCGCCCGCCAGGCGAACGGCTCGGTGCTGGACGGCGGGTCCAGCCTGCTGGGTCAGTCGTTCACCGACGCCGACGGCAATCCGCTGCGGCAGTGGTTCCAGCCGCGGCCGTCCGCCGGTGGGTACGACCCGTCGGCCACCGGCGCGTCGAACCTCGGGCCGAACTCGCCGGACCAGGCGAAGCTCGTCGCGGAGCGCCGGGCCGCGGTGGCGGAGTTCGACGGCGTCGAGGAGGCCGACGTCGCCCCGGACGCGCTGACCGCGAGCGGGAGCGGCCTCGACCCGCACATCAGCCCCGAGTACGCGCGCCAGCAGGTGCGGCGGGTCGCCGAGGCCCGTGGCTTGCCCGTCGACGAGGTGCGGGCGCTGGTAGCCGCGCACACCCAGGGGCGCATCCTGGGTTTCCTGGGCGAGGACCGCGTCAACGTCGTCGAGCTGAACATCGCCCTGCAGGACCTCAGCGAAGGAAGGTAA